GGAGGCCGTCGTCGGCGCGCTGTACTACACCGCGCAGTACTCGATCCCGTGGACGGTCCTCACGGTGATCCTCGGGCCGCTCGTCGGCGTGTACTCCGCGGCGAACATGTACAGTTGGCGGGACCACGCGGCGACCGGATTCGCCTTCTTCGGCTACGCCATCCCGAACTTCTTCTTCGGGATCATCCTGCTGTTGGTCTTCGGGGTGTGGCTGGAGGTGATTCCGGTCGTCTACAACACGGACGTCGCGGTGTTCAGCGTCGAGAACGCGGTCCAGCTGACGATACCGGTGTTCGTGTTGGTCACCGGCTCGATCGGCGCGCTCATGCGCGTCTCCCGGAACGAGTCCGCGGAGTTCCAGAACTCCGACTTCATGAAGACCGCGAAGGCGAAGGGAGTCTCGCCGCTCCGGGCGTACGCGTACCACGTCATGCGCCCGACGCTCGTCCCGGTCTCGACGACGCTCGTCGGACAGCTCCTCGCGCTGTTCTTGGGCTCGTCGCTGCTCGTCGAGGTCGTCTTCGGCATCCCGGGGCTCGGCCGGCTGACCTTCGAGGCACTGCTCTCACAGGACACCAACCTCGTGTTGGGGACGACCCTGTTCTTCACGTTCGTCGCGGTTGTGGGGAACCTCATCGAGGACCTCGTGTTCACCGTACTCGACCCGCGTATCAGCTATGATGACAGGTAACTCAACGGAGAACGATGGCGACTGAAAGCCCGGAACAGTTCGAC
This genomic stretch from Halorubrum hochsteinianum harbors:
- a CDS encoding ABC transporter permease, which codes for MTTITFLLLSAAPNPDVQQATTQAALQGGDPAAAAERARELRGLDEPLYVRYFDFIQGVYTLDWGWSSSRSQPVLEAVVGALYYTAQYSIPWTVLTVILGPLVGVYSAANMYSWRDHAATGFAFFGYAIPNFFFGIILLLVFGVWLEVIPVVYNTDVAVFSVENAVQLTIPVFVLVTGSIGALMRVSRNESAEFQNSDFMKTAKAKGVSPLRAYAYHVMRPTLVPVSTTLVGQLLALFLGSSLLVEVVFGIPGLGRLTFEALLSQDTNLVLGTTLFFTFVAVVGNLIEDLVFTVLDPRISYDDR